The proteins below are encoded in one region of Papaver somniferum cultivar HN1 unplaced genomic scaffold, ASM357369v1 unplaced-scaffold_443, whole genome shotgun sequence:
- the LOC113342583 gene encoding uncharacterized protein LOC113342583, giving the protein MNNQNPNIPQREITQQIVSNGERISEIRERSHGGHDLNMEDAENGDRDPINGADHLPTYESIIRTANQDWISKWLSNDSLKSKASAVLTIAWSIWKERCLKNFQGKNLNHYVTTRLALKLVNDTDTYLSNFVSENNPRTVTVGQNLNSVISQLSEKCHVIFSDGAYDKKSKLSGIGLVMNDITSSFLGCKLKARNMRNAEEAESLVLLEALKWAEEKDLEKVCFVSDAKTVIDSFNFNNNQLFCYNNSVLDECRTFIPSFSFVKFQFLRRNHIVLADLATKFSRRSRTSGEWMGFIPEFLNSTM; this is encoded by the exons ATGAACAATCAGAACCCTAACATCCCTCAAAGAGAAATCACCCAGCAAATCGTTAGTAATGGAGAACGTATATCTGAGATCAGGGAAAGAAGCCATGGAGGTCATGATTTGAACATGGAGGACGCTGAAAATGGAGACAGAGATCCAATCAATGGGGCAGACCATCTTCCTACTTATGAATCAATCATTCGTACTGCAAATCAG GACTGGATTAGTAAATGGCTCTCCAATGATAGCTTAAAATCTAAAGCTAGTGCTGTTCTTACAATAGCTTGGAGTATCTGGAAAGAGAGATGTCTAAAAAATTTTCAAGGGAAAAACCTTAATCACTATGTTACTACTAGGCTGGCCCTTAAGTTAGTTAATGATACAGATACCTACTTGAGTAACTTTGTTTCTGAGAATAACCCTAGAACTGTTACTGTAGGACAAAATCTGAATAGTGTCATTAGCCAATTGTCTGAAAAATGCCATGTTATCTTTAGTGATGGTGCTTATGATAAGAAATCTAAATTATCTGGTATTGGTTTGGTTATGAATGATATTACAAGTTCATTCCTTGGATGCAAACTCAAAGCCAGGAATATGAGGAATGCTGAAGAAGCGGAAAGTCTGGTCTTACTAGAAGCACTGAAGTGGGCAGAAGAGAAAGATTTGGAAAAAGTTTGTTTTGTTAGTGATGCTAAAACAGTCATTGACTCCTTCAATTTCAACAATAACCAATTATTTTGCTATAATAACTCAGTCTTGGATGAATGTAGAACATTTATTCCCAGTTTTAGCTTTGTTAAGTTTCAATTCTTGCGTAGAAATCATATTGTACTTGCTGATCTCGCAACAAAGTTTAGTAGAAGGTCTAGAACCTCTGGAGAATGGATGGGCTTTATCCCCGAATTTCTCAATTctactatgtaa